In one window of Macadamia integrifolia cultivar HAES 741 chromosome 2, SCU_Mint_v3, whole genome shotgun sequence DNA:
- the LOC122061078 gene encoding LOW QUALITY PROTEIN: 3-ketoacyl-CoA synthase 4-like (The sequence of the model RefSeq protein was modified relative to this genomic sequence to represent the inferred CDS: inserted 2 bases in 1 codon) — protein MEGGEGARRLPDFLQSVNLKFVKLGYHYLMTNFLTFFLLPLMAVVVIQASQLSPDEIRHLWLQLQYNLVSLIVCLVFLVFGATVYFMTRPTDVHLIDFSCYRPPPHLKVRFDKFMDHSRLMGHFNDSSLEFQRKILERSGLGEETYVPEAMQYIPPRPSMAAARKEAEQVMFGALDILFKNTNLNPKDIGILVVNCSLFNPTPSLSAMIVNKYKLRGNVKSFNLGGMGCSAGVIAIDLAKDMLQIHRKTYAVVVSTENITQNWYFGNEKSMLIPNCLFRVGGAAVLLSNKGGDHRRAKYKLLHVVRTHCGANDTAFHCVYQKQDGVGNIGVSLSKDLMAIAGGALKANITTLGPLVLPISEQLLFFFTLVGKKLFNAKVKPYIPDFKLAFNHFCIHAGGRGVIDELEKNLQLLPVNVEASRMTLHRFGNTSSSSIWYELAYTEAKGRMKKGHRVWQIAFGSGFKCNSSVWEAMRNVKPSANSPWEDXIHDYPIQIVA, from the exons ATGGAAGGTGGAGAAGGAGCCCGGAGACTACCAGATTTCTTACAGAGTGTGAATCTCAAGTTTGTGAAGTTGGGTTATCATTACTTGATGACCAATTTCTTaaccttcttcctcctccctctcATGGCCGTGGTGGTGATCCAGGCTTCGCAGTTAAGCCCTGATGAGATTCGCCACCTATGGCTGCAGCTTCAGTATAACCTGGTAAGCCTCATAGTGTGTTTGGTCTTCTTGGTATTCGGGGCAACCGTATACTTCATGACCCGACCGACAGACGTCCACCTCATCGACTTCTCCTGCTACCGTCCTCCACCTCACCTCAAAGTCCGATTCGACAAGTTCATGGATCACTCAAGACTCATGGGTCACTTCAACGATTCATCACTCGAGTTCCAACGCAAGATCCTGGAACGATCTGGACTCGGTGAAGAGACTTACGTCCCTGAAGCTATGCAATACATCCCTCCACGTCCGTCCATGGCGGCGGCTAGAAAGGAGGCCGAACAGGTCATGTTCGGTGCTCTTGACATTCTTTTTAAGAACACAAATCTCAACCCAAAAGACATTGGTATCCTCGTCGTGAACTGTAGTCTCTTCAACCCAACTCCTTCTCTTTCCGCCATGATCGTAAACAAGTACAAGTTGAGGGGTAATGTTAAGAGCTTCAATCTCGGTGGAATGGGTTGTAGTGCTGGAGTGATCGCCATTGATCTAGCCAAGGACATGCTACAGATCCACAGGAAAACCTACGCCGTCGTAGTTAGCACAGAGAATATCACGCAAAACTGGTATTTCGGGAACGAGAAGTCGATGTTGATACCCAACTGTCTCTTCCGTGTGGGCGGCGCCGCCGTGTTATTATCCAACAAAGGCGGCGACCACCGGAGGGCGAAGTACAAGCTTCTCCACGTTGTGAGGACCCACTGTGGGGCCAACGACACGGCATTCCATTGCGTGTATCAAAAGCAGGATGGCGTAGGAAATATCGGCGTGTCGTTATCTAAAGATCTAATGGCTATCGCCGGTGGTGCATTGAAGGCTAACATTACAACCCTGGGCCCACTAGTCTTACCAATCAGTGAGcagcttctcttcttcttcactctagTAGGGAAGAAGCTATTTAATGCGAAGGTGAAGCCTTACATACCTGACTTCAAGTTGGCATTTAACCATTTCTGTATCCACGCTGGAGGGAGAGGTGTGATTGATGAGCTGGAGAAGAATTTGCAACTATTACCTGTCAACGTGGAGGCTTCAAGGATGACGTTGCACCGATTTGGGAACACGTCATCCAGCTCGATTTGGTATGAGCTGGCGTACACTGAGGCTAAAGGTAGGATGAAGAAGGGACACCGTGTCTGGCAGATTGCGTTTGGGAGTGGGTTTAAGTGTAACAGTTCAGTGTGGGAAGCGATGAGGAATGTGAAGCCTTCTGCAAACAGTCCCTGGGAAGA TATCCACGATTATCCCATCCAAATAGTGGCTTAG